Proteins encoded within one genomic window of Felis catus isolate Fca126 chromosome C1, F.catus_Fca126_mat1.0, whole genome shotgun sequence:
- the POLR3C gene encoding DNA-directed RNA polymerase III subunit RPC3 isoform X3 yields MTQAEIKLCSLLLQEHFGEIVEKIGVHLIRTGSQPLRVIAHDTGTSLDQVKKALCVLIQHNLVIYQVHKRGVVEYEAQCSRVLRMLRYPRYIYTAKTLYSDTGELIVEELLLNGKMTMSAVVKKVADRLTETMEDGKTMDYSEVSNTFVRLADTHFVQRCPWVPVTENSDPGPPPPAPILVISEKDMYLVPKLSLIGKGKRRRSSDEDAAGEPKAKRPKHGTDNKEPIPDDGIYWQANLDRFHQHFRDQAIVSAVANRMDQIFRSLPVGYNISKQVLDQYLTLLADDPLEFVGKSGDSGGGMYVINLHKALGSLATATLESVVQERFGSRCARIFRLVLQKKHLEQKQVEDFAMIPAKEAKDMLYKMLSENFISLQEIPKTPDHAPSRTFYLYTVNILSAARMLLHRCYKSIANLIERRQFETKENKRLLEKSQRVEAIIASMQATGAEDAQLQEIEEMITAPERQQLETLKRNVNKLDASEIQVDETIFLLESYIESTMKRQ; encoded by the exons ATGACTCAAGCAGAAATTAAACTTTGTTCTTTGTTGCTGCAAGAGCATTTTGGAGAGATTGTAGAAAAAATAGGAGTCCACCTAATCAGAACTGGCAGCCAGCCATTAAGAGTAATTGCCCACGACACAGGAACATCGCTGGATCAG GTCAAAAAAGCCCTTTGTGTGCTCATCCAGCACAACCTGGTGATATATCAAGTGCACAAACGTGGCGTAGTGGAGTATGAAGCCCAGTGCAGCCGAGTGTTGCGAATGCTTAGGTATCCCCGGTACATCTATACTGCCAAAACACTGTACAGTGACACTGGAGAGCTCATTGTTGAGGAGCTGCTGTTGAATGGCAAAATGACAATGTCAGCTGTTGTGAAGAAAGTGGCAGACCGGCTTACAGAGACTATGGAGG ATGGCAAGACCATGGACTACTCTGAGGTATCAAACACATTTGTGCGACTAGCAGACACACACTTTGTGCAGCGTTGCCCCTGGGTGCCTGTTACTGAGAATTCAGACCCTGGGCCGCCACCACCTGCCCCCATTCTTGTCATCAGTGAAAAGGACATGTACTTGGTTCCTAAACTGAGCTTGATAG GAAAAGGTAAAAGGAGAAGATCATCTGATGAAGATGCTGCTGGGGAGCCGAAGGCCAAAAGACCAAAACATGGCACAGATAACAAAGAG cCCATTCCAGATGATGGGATTTATTGGCAGGCCAACCTTGACAGATTCCACCAGCACTTCCGTGACCAAGCCATTGTCAGCGCAGTTGCCAACAGGATGGACCAG ATCTTTCGATCCCTGCCTGTTGGCTATAACATCTCTAAACAAGTTCTCGATCAGTATCTCACTCTACTGGCAGACGATCCA ctAGAGTTTGTTGGAAAGTCTGGCGACAGTGGTGGAGGAATGTATGTCATCA ACCTGCATAAAGCTCTAGGATCCCTAGCCACGGCCACTCTGGAGTCTGTCGTACAGGAGAG ATTTGGGTCTCGCTGTGCCAGAATATTCCGTCTAGTTTTGCAAAAGAAACACCTGGAGCAGAAACAGGTAGAAGACTTTGCAATGATTCCAGCAAAGGAGGCAAAGGATATGCTTTATAAGATGCTCTCAGAAAATTTCATATCACTCCAG GAAATTCCCAAAACGCCAGACCATGCCCCATCCAGGACCTTCTATTTATATACTGTGAACATCCTGTCAGCTGCCCGAATGTTGCTGCACAGGTGCTACAAG agCATAGCCAACTTAATAGAAAGGAGACAGTTTGAAACCAAAGAGAACAA GCGTCTGCTGGAAAAGTCACAGAGGGTAGAAGCCATCATTGCATCTATGCAGGCTACAGGTGCAGAGGACGCACAGCTACAAGAAATAGAGGAAATGATCACAGCCCCTGAACGCCAGCAGCTAGAAACCCTGAAGCGTAATGTCAACAA GTTGGATGCCAGTGAGATCCAAGTGGATGAAACCATCTTCCTGCTGGAGTCATATATTGAGAGCACCATGAAGAGACAATGA
- the POLR3C gene encoding DNA-directed RNA polymerase III subunit RPC3 isoform X4: protein MLRYPRYIYTAKTLYSDTGELIVEELLLNGKMTMSAVVKKVADRLTETMEDGKTMDYSEVSNTFVRLADTHFVQRCPWVPVTENSDPGPPPPAPILVISEKDMYLVPKLSLIGKGKRRRSSDEDAAGEPKAKRPKHGTDNKEPIPDDGIYWQANLDRFHQHFRDQAIVSAVANRMDQFTFQTQTSSEIVRTMLRMSEITTPSTAPFTQPLSSNEIFRSLPVGYNISKQVLDQYLTLLADDPLEFVGKSGDSGGGMYVINLHKALGSLATATLESVVQERFGSRCARIFRLVLQKKHLEQKQVEDFAMIPAKEAKDMLYKMLSENFISLQEIPKTPDHAPSRTFYLYTVNILSAARMLLHRCYKSIANLIERRQFETKENKRLLEKSQRVEAIIASMQATGAEDAQLQEIEEMITAPERQQLETLKRNVNKLDASEIQVDETIFLLESYIESTMKRQ from the exons ATGCTTAGGTATCCCCGGTACATCTATACTGCCAAAACACTGTACAGTGACACTGGAGAGCTCATTGTTGAGGAGCTGCTGTTGAATGGCAAAATGACAATGTCAGCTGTTGTGAAGAAAGTGGCAGACCGGCTTACAGAGACTATGGAGG ATGGCAAGACCATGGACTACTCTGAGGTATCAAACACATTTGTGCGACTAGCAGACACACACTTTGTGCAGCGTTGCCCCTGGGTGCCTGTTACTGAGAATTCAGACCCTGGGCCGCCACCACCTGCCCCCATTCTTGTCATCAGTGAAAAGGACATGTACTTGGTTCCTAAACTGAGCTTGATAG GAAAAGGTAAAAGGAGAAGATCATCTGATGAAGATGCTGCTGGGGAGCCGAAGGCCAAAAGACCAAAACATGGCACAGATAACAAAGAG cCCATTCCAGATGATGGGATTTATTGGCAGGCCAACCTTGACAGATTCCACCAGCACTTCCGTGACCAAGCCATTGTCAGCGCAGTTGCCAACAGGATGGACCAG TTCACTTTTCAAACCCAGACCAGCAGCGAGATCGTGCGGACTATGCTTCGGATGAGTGAGATTACCACTCCCTCTACTGCTCCCTTCACCCAGCCGTTGTCTTCCAATGAG ATCTTTCGATCCCTGCCTGTTGGCTATAACATCTCTAAACAAGTTCTCGATCAGTATCTCACTCTACTGGCAGACGATCCA ctAGAGTTTGTTGGAAAGTCTGGCGACAGTGGTGGAGGAATGTATGTCATCA ACCTGCATAAAGCTCTAGGATCCCTAGCCACGGCCACTCTGGAGTCTGTCGTACAGGAGAG ATTTGGGTCTCGCTGTGCCAGAATATTCCGTCTAGTTTTGCAAAAGAAACACCTGGAGCAGAAACAGGTAGAAGACTTTGCAATGATTCCAGCAAAGGAGGCAAAGGATATGCTTTATAAGATGCTCTCAGAAAATTTCATATCACTCCAG GAAATTCCCAAAACGCCAGACCATGCCCCATCCAGGACCTTCTATTTATATACTGTGAACATCCTGTCAGCTGCCCGAATGTTGCTGCACAGGTGCTACAAG agCATAGCCAACTTAATAGAAAGGAGACAGTTTGAAACCAAAGAGAACAA GCGTCTGCTGGAAAAGTCACAGAGGGTAGAAGCCATCATTGCATCTATGCAGGCTACAGGTGCAGAGGACGCACAGCTACAAGAAATAGAGGAAATGATCACAGCCCCTGAACGCCAGCAGCTAGAAACCCTGAAGCGTAATGTCAACAA GTTGGATGCCAGTGAGATCCAAGTGGATGAAACCATCTTCCTGCTGGAGTCATATATTGAGAGCACCATGAAGAGACAATGA
- the POLR3C gene encoding DNA-directed RNA polymerase III subunit RPC3 isoform X1 has translation MTQAEIKLCSLLLQEHFGEIVEKIGVHLIRTGSQPLRVIAHDTGTSLDQVKKALCVLIQHNLVIYQVHKRGVVEYEAQCSRVLRMLRYPRYIYTAKTLYSDTGELIVEELLLNGKMTMSAVVKKVADRLTETMEDGKTMDYSEVSNTFVRLADTHFVQRCPWVPVTENSDPGPPPPAPILVISEKDMYLVPKLSLIGKGKRRRSSDEDAAGEPKAKRPKHGTDNKEPIPDDGIYWQANLDRFHQHFRDQAIVSAVANRMDQFTFQTQTSSEIVRTMLRMSEITTPSTAPFTQPLSSNEIFRSLPVGYNISKQVLDQYLTLLADDPLEFVGKSGDSGGGMYVINLHKALGSLATATLESVVQERFGSRCARIFRLVLQKKHLEQKQVEDFAMIPAKEAKDMLYKMLSENFISLQEIPKTPDHAPSRTFYLYTVNILSAARMLLHRCYKSIANLIERRQFETKENKRLLEKSQRVEAIIASMQATGAEDAQLQEIEEMITAPERQQLETLKRNVNKLDASEIQVDETIFLLESYIESTMKRQ, from the exons ATGACTCAAGCAGAAATTAAACTTTGTTCTTTGTTGCTGCAAGAGCATTTTGGAGAGATTGTAGAAAAAATAGGAGTCCACCTAATCAGAACTGGCAGCCAGCCATTAAGAGTAATTGCCCACGACACAGGAACATCGCTGGATCAG GTCAAAAAAGCCCTTTGTGTGCTCATCCAGCACAACCTGGTGATATATCAAGTGCACAAACGTGGCGTAGTGGAGTATGAAGCCCAGTGCAGCCGAGTGTTGCGAATGCTTAGGTATCCCCGGTACATCTATACTGCCAAAACACTGTACAGTGACACTGGAGAGCTCATTGTTGAGGAGCTGCTGTTGAATGGCAAAATGACAATGTCAGCTGTTGTGAAGAAAGTGGCAGACCGGCTTACAGAGACTATGGAGG ATGGCAAGACCATGGACTACTCTGAGGTATCAAACACATTTGTGCGACTAGCAGACACACACTTTGTGCAGCGTTGCCCCTGGGTGCCTGTTACTGAGAATTCAGACCCTGGGCCGCCACCACCTGCCCCCATTCTTGTCATCAGTGAAAAGGACATGTACTTGGTTCCTAAACTGAGCTTGATAG GAAAAGGTAAAAGGAGAAGATCATCTGATGAAGATGCTGCTGGGGAGCCGAAGGCCAAAAGACCAAAACATGGCACAGATAACAAAGAG cCCATTCCAGATGATGGGATTTATTGGCAGGCCAACCTTGACAGATTCCACCAGCACTTCCGTGACCAAGCCATTGTCAGCGCAGTTGCCAACAGGATGGACCAG TTCACTTTTCAAACCCAGACCAGCAGCGAGATCGTGCGGACTATGCTTCGGATGAGTGAGATTACCACTCCCTCTACTGCTCCCTTCACCCAGCCGTTGTCTTCCAATGAG ATCTTTCGATCCCTGCCTGTTGGCTATAACATCTCTAAACAAGTTCTCGATCAGTATCTCACTCTACTGGCAGACGATCCA ctAGAGTTTGTTGGAAAGTCTGGCGACAGTGGTGGAGGAATGTATGTCATCA ACCTGCATAAAGCTCTAGGATCCCTAGCCACGGCCACTCTGGAGTCTGTCGTACAGGAGAG ATTTGGGTCTCGCTGTGCCAGAATATTCCGTCTAGTTTTGCAAAAGAAACACCTGGAGCAGAAACAGGTAGAAGACTTTGCAATGATTCCAGCAAAGGAGGCAAAGGATATGCTTTATAAGATGCTCTCAGAAAATTTCATATCACTCCAG GAAATTCCCAAAACGCCAGACCATGCCCCATCCAGGACCTTCTATTTATATACTGTGAACATCCTGTCAGCTGCCCGAATGTTGCTGCACAGGTGCTACAAG agCATAGCCAACTTAATAGAAAGGAGACAGTTTGAAACCAAAGAGAACAA GCGTCTGCTGGAAAAGTCACAGAGGGTAGAAGCCATCATTGCATCTATGCAGGCTACAGGTGCAGAGGACGCACAGCTACAAGAAATAGAGGAAATGATCACAGCCCCTGAACGCCAGCAGCTAGAAACCCTGAAGCGTAATGTCAACAA GTTGGATGCCAGTGAGATCCAAGTGGATGAAACCATCTTCCTGCTGGAGTCATATATTGAGAGCACCATGAAGAGACAATGA
- the POLR3C gene encoding DNA-directed RNA polymerase III subunit RPC3 isoform X2 — protein sequence MTQAEIKLCSLLLQEHFGEIVEKIGVHLIRTGSQPLRVIAHDTGTSLDQVKKALCVLIQHNLVIYQVHKRGVVEYEAQCSRVLRMLRYPRYIYTAKTLYSDTGELIVEELLLNGKMTMSAVVKKVADRLTETMEDGKTMDYSEVSNTFVRLADTHFVQRCPWVPVTENSDPGPPPPAPILVISEKDMYLVPKLSLIGKGKRRRSSDEDAAGEPKAKRPKHGTDNKEPIPDDGIYWQANLDRFHQHFRDQAIVSAVANRMDQTSSEIVRTMLRMSEITTPSTAPFTQPLSSNEIFRSLPVGYNISKQVLDQYLTLLADDPLEFVGKSGDSGGGMYVINLHKALGSLATATLESVVQERFGSRCARIFRLVLQKKHLEQKQVEDFAMIPAKEAKDMLYKMLSENFISLQEIPKTPDHAPSRTFYLYTVNILSAARMLLHRCYKSIANLIERRQFETKENKRLLEKSQRVEAIIASMQATGAEDAQLQEIEEMITAPERQQLETLKRNVNKLDASEIQVDETIFLLESYIESTMKRQ from the exons ATGACTCAAGCAGAAATTAAACTTTGTTCTTTGTTGCTGCAAGAGCATTTTGGAGAGATTGTAGAAAAAATAGGAGTCCACCTAATCAGAACTGGCAGCCAGCCATTAAGAGTAATTGCCCACGACACAGGAACATCGCTGGATCAG GTCAAAAAAGCCCTTTGTGTGCTCATCCAGCACAACCTGGTGATATATCAAGTGCACAAACGTGGCGTAGTGGAGTATGAAGCCCAGTGCAGCCGAGTGTTGCGAATGCTTAGGTATCCCCGGTACATCTATACTGCCAAAACACTGTACAGTGACACTGGAGAGCTCATTGTTGAGGAGCTGCTGTTGAATGGCAAAATGACAATGTCAGCTGTTGTGAAGAAAGTGGCAGACCGGCTTACAGAGACTATGGAGG ATGGCAAGACCATGGACTACTCTGAGGTATCAAACACATTTGTGCGACTAGCAGACACACACTTTGTGCAGCGTTGCCCCTGGGTGCCTGTTACTGAGAATTCAGACCCTGGGCCGCCACCACCTGCCCCCATTCTTGTCATCAGTGAAAAGGACATGTACTTGGTTCCTAAACTGAGCTTGATAG GAAAAGGTAAAAGGAGAAGATCATCTGATGAAGATGCTGCTGGGGAGCCGAAGGCCAAAAGACCAAAACATGGCACAGATAACAAAGAG cCCATTCCAGATGATGGGATTTATTGGCAGGCCAACCTTGACAGATTCCACCAGCACTTCCGTGACCAAGCCATTGTCAGCGCAGTTGCCAACAGGATGGACCAG ACCAGCAGCGAGATCGTGCGGACTATGCTTCGGATGAGTGAGATTACCACTCCCTCTACTGCTCCCTTCACCCAGCCGTTGTCTTCCAATGAG ATCTTTCGATCCCTGCCTGTTGGCTATAACATCTCTAAACAAGTTCTCGATCAGTATCTCACTCTACTGGCAGACGATCCA ctAGAGTTTGTTGGAAAGTCTGGCGACAGTGGTGGAGGAATGTATGTCATCA ACCTGCATAAAGCTCTAGGATCCCTAGCCACGGCCACTCTGGAGTCTGTCGTACAGGAGAG ATTTGGGTCTCGCTGTGCCAGAATATTCCGTCTAGTTTTGCAAAAGAAACACCTGGAGCAGAAACAGGTAGAAGACTTTGCAATGATTCCAGCAAAGGAGGCAAAGGATATGCTTTATAAGATGCTCTCAGAAAATTTCATATCACTCCAG GAAATTCCCAAAACGCCAGACCATGCCCCATCCAGGACCTTCTATTTATATACTGTGAACATCCTGTCAGCTGCCCGAATGTTGCTGCACAGGTGCTACAAG agCATAGCCAACTTAATAGAAAGGAGACAGTTTGAAACCAAAGAGAACAA GCGTCTGCTGGAAAAGTCACAGAGGGTAGAAGCCATCATTGCATCTATGCAGGCTACAGGTGCAGAGGACGCACAGCTACAAGAAATAGAGGAAATGATCACAGCCCCTGAACGCCAGCAGCTAGAAACCCTGAAGCGTAATGTCAACAA GTTGGATGCCAGTGAGATCCAAGTGGATGAAACCATCTTCCTGCTGGAGTCATATATTGAGAGCACCATGAAGAGACAATGA